The proteins below are encoded in one region of Halalkalicoccus jeotgali B3:
- a CDS encoding class I SAM-dependent methyltransferase, translated as MKGKEWYQTAEVAEEYEDKRFSRGGRLIDRREKEAVSSALGDLEGKKVLEIACGTGRFTAMLAARGAEVVGLDISDAMLSQGREKARVAGLSERVEFVRGDAARLPFPDGHFDAVLAMRFFHLIPNPDRYLREIRRVTDGRLVFDTFNTPSTRSIYNWLLPMGSRLYADEDVHAMLDRTGYKLADSSHDFLLPYGLYRAIPRALADGFYRIESELRATEFLGEFPSVSYWSARVS; from the coding sequence GTGAAGGGCAAGGAGTGGTACCAGACGGCCGAGGTCGCCGAGGAGTACGAAGACAAGCGGTTCTCCAGGGGCGGCCGGCTGATCGACCGCCGCGAGAAGGAGGCGGTCAGCTCCGCGCTTGGCGATCTGGAAGGCAAGAAGGTCCTCGAGATCGCCTGTGGGACCGGTCGGTTCACCGCGATGCTCGCCGCCCGCGGTGCGGAGGTCGTCGGCCTCGACATCTCGGACGCGATGCTCTCTCAGGGGCGCGAGAAGGCGCGGGTGGCGGGTCTCTCCGAACGCGTCGAGTTCGTCCGAGGTGACGCCGCCCGCCTACCGTTTCCGGACGGTCACTTCGACGCGGTGCTGGCGATGCGGTTTTTCCACCTCATCCCGAACCCGGATCGGTACCTCCGGGAGATCCGTCGGGTAACCGATGGACGACTCGTCTTCGATACGTTCAACACGCCGAGTACGCGCTCGATCTACAACTGGCTGTTGCCGATGGGATCGCGGCTGTACGCCGACGAGGACGTCCACGCGATGCTCGACCGGACGGGCTATAAACTGGCCGACTCCAGTCACGATTTCCTGTTGCCCTACGGGTTGTACCGGGCGATCCCGCGCGCGCTGGCCGACGGGTTCTACCGGATCGAGTCGGAGCTTCGCGCCACCGAGTTCCTCGGGGAGTTCCCGTCCGTTTCCTACTGGAGCGCTCGTGTCAGCTAG
- a CDS encoding YkgJ family cysteine cluster protein, protein MESLESELERARDLEVGELADAIESIGFECTRCGACCTSEADEPHTATVFPDEVRELRDATESRSDEPAPDARSQRSRDWRDVARPMPYGLDDGEGETFEWALQTDGCGDCTFYAEDEAGVGACTVHGDRPLICRTYPFSVALGGTSQPMGEAVDGEGMVRAHECEGLGRDISREEAEELARALKERAVRELEEAIGVRENYRPVEGSTVVYDSEGPKRPDGSAVGADTTNRGDTHD, encoded by the coding sequence GTGGAATCGCTGGAATCGGAACTCGAACGCGCCCGCGACCTCGAGGTCGGCGAGCTCGCGGACGCCATCGAGTCGATCGGCTTCGAGTGTACCCGGTGTGGGGCCTGCTGTACGAGTGAGGCCGACGAGCCCCACACCGCGACGGTGTTCCCCGACGAGGTACGAGAGCTACGGGACGCGACGGAGTCACGAAGCGACGAGCCCGCTCCTGACGCTCGCTCACAGCGATCGCGAGACTGGCGCGACGTCGCCCGACCCATGCCCTACGGGCTCGACGACGGCGAGGGCGAGACCTTCGAGTGGGCGCTGCAAACCGACGGCTGTGGGGACTGTACCTTCTACGCCGAGGACGAGGCCGGGGTCGGTGCCTGTACCGTCCACGGGGATCGGCCGCTGATCTGTCGGACGTATCCCTTCAGCGTCGCGCTCGGCGGGACCAGCCAGCCGATGGGCGAGGCCGTGGACGGGGAGGGAATGGTCCGTGCCCACGAGTGTGAGGGGCTGGGCCGTGACATCTCGCGTGAGGAGGCCGAGGAGCTGGCGCGTGCGCTCAAAGAGCGGGCGGTCCGCGAACTCGAGGAGGCCATCGGGGTCCGCGAGAACTATCGGCCCGTGGAGGGATCGACGGTGGTCTACGATTCGGAAGGGCCGAAACGACCGGATGGAAGCGCCGTCGGTGCCGACACTACTAATAGGGGCGACACCCACGATTAG
- a CDS encoding glycosyltransferase family 2 protein yields the protein MELSVVVPTLNGRRQLVGCLDALRERLPAVETIVVNGPSTDGTSGMVHERPDVDVLVEIADRNINVARNAGLEVASGEVVALLDQDHRIEDGWAGAIEAGIAGNDIDAVTGPTHRPIRGGHTTEARERRTIAGREVTYFNGGNVALTRAVLDELDGFDEYLETGGARDLAHRLAGQGRAVSWQSAMGVREGVETDGGDDTDPRIVHRASSFIGSEASQRWGLKYRALAYRLAKNYGPRPTVLRRLVGHTAADGVTSARSVLRGSVRPTAWVGGGSAVTANTLVGLKDGLRARVSDRTPRRNPHGISGRRDRAIERYDWR from the coding sequence ATGGAGTTGTCCGTCGTGGTTCCGACATTGAACGGTCGGCGACAGCTCGTGGGCTGTCTCGACGCGCTCCGCGAGCGCCTGCCGGCCGTCGAGACCATCGTCGTCAACGGACCCTCGACGGACGGCACGAGCGGCATGGTCCACGAGCGCCCCGACGTGGACGTACTCGTGGAGATCGCCGACCGGAACATCAACGTCGCGCGAAACGCCGGCCTGGAGGTCGCGAGCGGCGAGGTGGTGGCGCTGCTCGATCAGGACCACCGTATCGAGGACGGCTGGGCGGGGGCGATCGAGGCCGGGATCGCCGGCAACGACATCGACGCCGTCACCGGCCCGACCCACCGGCCGATCCGCGGGGGCCACACCACCGAAGCCCGGGAACGCCGGACCATCGCCGGGCGGGAGGTCACCTACTTCAACGGCGGGAACGTCGCGCTGACCCGGGCGGTCCTCGACGAGTTGGACGGGTTCGACGAGTACCTCGAGACCGGCGGGGCACGCGATCTGGCCCACCGGCTCGCGGGTCAGGGCCGGGCCGTGAGCTGGCAGTCGGCAATGGGCGTCCGCGAGGGGGTCGAAACCGACGGCGGGGACGACACCGACCCACGGATCGTCCACCGGGCCAGCAGCTTCATCGGCAGCGAGGCCAGCCAGCGCTGGGGACTCAAGTACCGGGCGTTGGCCTACCGGCTCGCGAAGAACTACGGTCCGCGACCGACGGTGCTTCGGCGGCTGGTCGGCCATACGGCCGCCGACGGCGTCACCTCCGCACGGAGCGTTCTCCGAGGAAGCGTGCGGCCCACCGCGTGGGTCGGCGGCGGGAGCGCGGTGACGGCAAACACGCTCGTCGGGCTGAAAGACGGCCTGCGGGCACGCGTGAGTGACCGAACGCCGCGGCGAAACCCCCACGGGATCTCCGGGCGACGCGATCGGGCGATCGAACGGTACGACTGGCGATAA
- a CDS encoding SAM hydrolase/SAM-dependent halogenase family protein, with amino-acid sequence MITLASDFGEPYPAAMKGVLLSRTDAQLVDVAHNLPRQEPRTAAFWLRETLPWFPPAVHLAVIDPGVGTDRAALVVRAGESALVGPDNGVLMPAARELGEPEVFAIDPHHGEFPATGGEGSTFDGRDVFAPAVAAVHETGVDELEGLGWLSALDDPEELRFPEPDLRGREASGEVLVTDRFGNAITNIPGSLLEDRFGDEVAVNGTAVPAERSYAGVEPGHRLVTVGSHGNVELAVNVGRGDDAFGVGVGSDVTISF; translated from the coding sequence ATGATCACGCTCGCCTCCGATTTCGGTGAGCCGTACCCCGCGGCGATGAAGGGCGTCCTGCTCTCGCGCACCGACGCCCAACTGGTCGACGTCGCCCACAACCTCCCTCGACAGGAGCCCCGCACCGCCGCCTTCTGGCTCCGTGAAACCCTGCCGTGGTTTCCCCCGGCGGTCCACCTCGCGGTGATCGACCCCGGCGTCGGAACCGACCGGGCGGCGCTCGTCGTCCGGGCCGGCGAGAGCGCCCTCGTGGGACCGGACAACGGCGTCCTCATGCCCGCAGCACGCGAACTCGGCGAGCCTGAGGTGTTCGCGATCGACCCCCACCACGGGGAATTCCCCGCCACCGGCGGCGAGGGGAGCACCTTCGACGGCCGGGACGTTTTTGCACCTGCTGTCGCGGCGGTCCACGAAACCGGCGTCGACGAGTTGGAGGGACTCGGGTGGCTCTCGGCGCTCGACGACCCCGAGGAGCTTCGCTTCCCCGAACCCGACCTCCGGGGCCGGGAGGCGAGCGGTGAGGTACTGGTCACCGATCGTTTCGGGAACGCGATCACCAACATCCCCGGGAGCCTTCTGGAGGACCGTTTCGGCGATGAGGTCGCCGTCAACGGCACCGCCGTCCCCGCAGAGCGGAGCTACGCGGGTGTCGAACCCGGCCACCGGCTGGTCACCGTCGGCAGCCACGGCAACGTCGAGCTCGCGGTCAACGTCGGCCGCGGCGACGACGCCTTCGGTGTTGGCGTCGGCTCCGACGTGACGATCTCGTTCTGA
- a CDS encoding PPOX class F420-dependent oxidoreductase has translation MASIPEEYEGLFGRKTFAHVATLMDDGTPQVTPVWVDYDGEYVLINTVRGRQKERNLTRDPKVGLSILDPEDPYTYLSIRGEVAEVTEDGAVEHIDSLARRYMDVEEYPYHDAEDEPRVIVKIRPERVVTGQ, from the coding sequence ATGGCATCGATCCCCGAGGAGTACGAGGGGCTGTTCGGCCGGAAGACGTTCGCACACGTCGCGACGCTCATGGACGACGGCACCCCGCAGGTGACGCCGGTCTGGGTCGACTACGACGGCGAGTACGTCCTGATCAACACGGTGCGGGGCCGCCAAAAGGAACGCAACCTGACGCGCGATCCGAAGGTCGGCCTCTCGATCCTCGACCCCGAGGACCCCTACACGTACCTCTCGATCCGGGGGGAAGTCGCGGAGGTGACCGAGGACGGCGCCGTCGAGCACATCGACTCGCTGGCCCGCCGGTACATGGACGTCGAGGAGTACCCCTATCACGACGCCGAGGACGAGCCGCGCGTCATCGTCAAGATCCGCCCCGAGCGGGTGGTCACGGGCCAGTGA
- a CDS encoding MBL fold metallo-hydrolase: protein MDLDRFSVPTPTRAPTGTTNAYRVGDLLIDPATRTDALDAAAESASHVAVTHTHPDHVGAIAEYADSRTVWVLSGHEARFEEATGVAPDATFSAGDRLAGLTVLETPGHAPDHVAFVIDGAIVCGDLAMAEGSTFVGGDGADMTRYLDSLRRLRDRDPRTLYPGHGEVIDAPARRIDWLIEHRLERERRVLRAIEAGNHGIETIREAAYEKDLAGVEDLATLTVEAHLEKLTAEGNIEWDGERARTRP from the coding sequence ATGGACCTCGACCGGTTCTCGGTCCCGACGCCCACGCGCGCGCCGACCGGGACGACCAACGCCTACCGGGTGGGCGATCTCCTGATCGACCCCGCGACCCGCACCGACGCCCTCGACGCCGCCGCCGAGTCGGCGAGCCACGTCGCCGTGACCCACACCCACCCGGACCACGTCGGGGCGATCGCCGAGTACGCCGACTCGCGGACGGTATGGGTTCTGTCGGGCCACGAGGCGCGCTTCGAGGAGGCAACCGGCGTCGCCCCCGACGCGACGTTCTCGGCGGGCGATCGTCTCGCCGGCCTGACCGTCCTCGAGACCCCCGGGCACGCCCCCGATCACGTCGCCTTCGTGATCGACGGGGCGATCGTCTGTGGCGACCTGGCGATGGCCGAGGGGAGCACCTTCGTCGGCGGCGACGGCGCCGACATGACGCGGTATCTCGACTCGCTCMGACGGCTTCGCGACCGCGACCCGCGAACCCTCTATCCGGGCCACGGCGAGGTGATCGACGCGCCGGCGCGACGGATCGACTGGCTGATCGAGCACCGTCTGGAGCGCGAACGCCGAGTTCTGCGGGCGATCGAGGCCGGAAACCACGGGATCGAAACGATCCGCGAGGCGGCCTATGAGAAGGACCTCGCGGGCGTCGAGGACCTCGCGACGCTGACCGTCGAAGCCCATCTAGAGAAGCTCACCGCCGAGGGTAACATCGAGTGGGACGGCGAGCGCGCCCGAACCCGGCCCTGA
- the thsA gene encoding thermosome subunit alpha, whose product MGGQPVFILNDDSSRTQGKDAQSSNIAAGKAVAEAVRTTLGPRGMDKMLVDSSGEVVITNDGATILNEMDIEHPAAQMIVEVAQTQEDEVGDGTTTAAVLAGELLAQAEDLFEDDVHPTTIVEGYHEAARIAQEAIEEITVEGELDDEHLRAVAESSMTGKGTGDIGAERLAEIVVETVKQVRTDEGIARDEIRVQPQVGGSSSATKLVEGVIVDEEPANDNMPRSVEDATVAVLDMELGVREASIDAEYNITDIDQLNAAIEAEEGELRGYTEKLSAAGVDVAFVTDDIEDRVASALAEAGILAFENVGNKDARAIARAVGAKRIGSLEDLDSEDFGHAESTAVEKYGDDELAFVEGGAEAEAVTLFLRGGTEHVVDELERALDDALDVVTAALDSGGIVPGAGATEIAIAERVRSEAAGISGRKQLAVEAFADAVEVLPRTLARNTGMDPIDALVDLRAEYDSSGRAGIISKGQTGEVADPIEEGVFDPAAVKREAVESATESATMIVRIDDIIAAD is encoded by the coding sequence ATGGGCGGACAGCCGGTCTTCATTCTCAACGACGACAGCTCCCGGACGCAGGGCAAGGACGCACAGTCCTCGAACATCGCGGCGGGCAAGGCCGTCGCCGAGGCCGTACGCACGACGCTCGGCCCGCGCGGGATGGACAAGATGCTCGTCGACAGTTCGGGCGAGGTCGTCATCACCAACGACGGGGCAACGATCCTGAACGAGATGGACATCGAGCACCCCGCGGCCCAGATGATCGTCGAGGTCGCCCAGACCCAGGAGGACGAGGTCGGCGACGGGACGACGACGGCCGCGGTGCTCGCCGGCGAACTGCTCGCACAGGCCGAGGACCTCTTCGAGGACGACGTCCACCCGACGACGATCGTCGAGGGGTATCACGAGGCCGCCCGCATCGCCCAGGAGGCGATCGAGGAGATCACCGTCGAGGGCGAACTCGATGACGAGCACCTCCGCGCGGTCGCTGAATCCAGCATGACCGGCAAGGGCACCGGCGACATCGGCGCCGAACGGCTCGCGGAGATCGTCGTGGAGACGGTCAAGCAGGTCCGAACCGACGAGGGCATCGCGCGTGACGAGATCCGCGTCCAGCCCCAGGTCGGCGGCTCGTCGAGCGCGACGAAACTCGTCGAGGGCGTCATCGTCGACGAGGAGCCCGCAAACGACAACATGCCCCGCTCGGTCGAGGACGCGACCGTTGCGGTGCTCGACATGGAACTCGGCGTCCGAGAAGCAAGCATCGACGCCGAGTACAACATCACCGATATCGACCAGCTCAACGCCGCCATCGAGGCAGAAGAGGGCGAGCTTCGGGGCTACACCGAGAAACTCTCGGCGGCGGGCGTCGACGTCGCCTTCGTTACCGACGACATCGAGGACCGCGTCGCGAGCGCGCTCGCGGAGGCCGGCATTCTGGCCTTCGAGAACGTCGGCAACAAGGACGCCCGCGCGATCGCGCGAGCGGTCGGCGCGAAACGGATCGGTAGCCTCGAGGACCTCGACAGCGAGGACTTCGGGCACGCCGAATCGACCGCCGTCGAGAAGTACGGCGACGATGAGCTCGCGTTCGTCGAGGGTGGTGCCGAGGCCGAGGCCGTCACGCTGTTCCTCCGTGGGGGCACCGAACACGTCGTCGACGAGCTCGAACGCGCGCTCGACGACGCGCTCGACGTCGTGACCGCCGCGCTCGATTCGGGCGGGATCGTCCCCGGCGCGGGCGCGACCGAGATCGCCATCGCCGAACGAGTCCGCAGCGAGGCCGCCGGCATCTCCGGGCGCAAACAGCTCGCCGTCGAGGCCTTCGCCGACGCCGTCGAAGTCCTGCCCCGGACGCTGGCGCGCAACACCGGCATGGATCCCATCGACGCGCTGGTCGACCTGCGCGCCGAGTACGATTCTAGCGGTCGGGCGGGGATCATCTCGAAGGGTCAGACCGGCGAGGTCGCAGACCCCATCGAGGAGGGCGTCTTCGACCCCGCCGCCGTCAAGCGCGAGGCCGTCGAGAGCGCCACCGAGTCCGCGACGATGATCGTCCGCATCGACGACATCATCGCCGCCGACTGA
- a CDS encoding SDR family oxidoreductase, which yields MTSQEAREKAAAIEAQEQDRQPGLESEMQPPAEFIREDYEGSGKLEGNVAIVTGGDSGIGRAAAVHFAREGADVAVLYLDEEADAETTAEMVEDEGQESLTIAGDVRDSAFCQVAVEEVVEELGDLNVLVNNAAVQVVKTDLTDITDEQWEETFATNIHGYFYMTKAALPHLQDGDTIVNTTSINAFKGNDTLVDYSTTKGAIVAFTRSLSQQLAGEGVRVNQVAPGPIWTPLIPATIGQFDPEAVAEFGRDVPMGRPGQPSELGPAYVYLACEDSSYMSGQTLHINGGSIIGG from the coding sequence ATGACCAGTCAGGAAGCCCGCGAGAAGGCAGCGGCGATCGAGGCCCAGGAACAGGACCGCCAGCCCGGCCTCGAAAGCGAGATGCAACCGCCCGCGGAGTTCATCCGCGAGGACTACGAGGGCAGCGGCAAACTCGAAGGGAACGTCGCGATCGTCACCGGCGGGGACAGCGGGATCGGTCGCGCGGCCGCGGTGCATTTCGCCCGAGAGGGGGCTGACGTCGCCGTGCTGTACCTCGACGAGGAGGCCGACGCCGAGACGACCGCTGAAATGGTCGAGGACGAGGGCCAAGAGAGCCTGACGATCGCGGGCGACGTCCGCGACAGCGCGTTCTGCCAGGTGGCCGTCGAGGAGGTCGTCGAGGAGCTCGGTGATCTGAACGTCCTGGTGAACAACGCGGCGGTCCAGGTCGTGAAGACCGATCTGACCGACATCACCGACGAGCAGTGGGAGGAAACGTTCGCAACGAACATCCACGGCTACTTCTACATGACCAAGGCGGCGCTGCCCCACCTGCAGGACGGCGATACGATCGTCAACACGACCTCGATAAACGCGTTCAAGGGCAACGACACCCTGGTCGACTACTCGACGACCAAGGGTGCGATCGTCGCCTTTACCCGCTCGCTCTCCCAGCAACTCGCGGGCGAAGGGGTTCGCGTCAATCAGGTCGCACCGGGGCCGATTTGGACGCCGCTCATCCCGGCGACGATCGGCCAGTTCGACCCCGAGGCGGTCGCCGAGTTCGGCCGGGACGTCCCGATGGGCCGGCCGGGCCAGCCGAGCGAACTCGGCCCGGCGTACGTCTATCTGGCCTGCGAGGATTCGTCCTATATGAGCGGCCAGACGCTCCACATAAACGGCGGGTCGATCATCGGCGGGTAA
- a CDS encoding trimeric intracellular cation channel family protein, whose amino-acid sequence MSDAFALMNVIGLLAFAIVGSLKGAEADLDLFGVAVLGVLTALGGGIVRDTLVGRVPLALRATTDVLVVLLGVALALVLIRRFGDLREHPLVVLPDAVGLAAFAATGASVGYEAGLTPFGIVVLATLTAVGGGSLCDLLLTRVPVVLREDFYATPAVVGGVVFWIAVSIAIPVGTATLGCAGAALVLRLLALRRGWRLPTV is encoded by the coding sequence ATGAGCGACGCCTTCGCGCTGATGAACGTGATCGGGCTGCTCGCCTTCGCGATCGTCGGCTCGCTCAAGGGCGCGGAGGCCGATCTCGATCTGTTCGGGGTCGCAGTCCTCGGGGTTCTAACCGCGCTCGGTGGCGGGATCGTCCGCGATACGCTCGTCGGGCGGGTCCCCCTCGCGCTCCGCGCGACGACCGACGTGCTGGTTGTGCTCCTCGGCGTCGCGCTCGCGCTCGTCCTCATCCGACGGTTCGGCGACCTCCGCGAGCACCCGCTCGTGGTGCTTCCCGATGCGGTCGGACTCGCCGCGTTCGCCGCGACCGGCGCCTCGGTCGGCTACGAGGCCGGCCTTACCCCCTTCGGGATCGTCGTCCTCGCCACGCTGACCGCCGTCGGCGGCGGCAGCCTCTGTGATCTCTTACTCACCCGTGTCCCGGTCGTCCTCCGCGAGGACTTCTATGCGACGCCCGCCGTCGTCGGCGGCGTGGTCTTCTGGATCGCCGTCTCGATCGCTATCCCCGTCGGAACCGCGACGCTCGGCTGTGCCGGGGCGGCTCTCGTCCTTCGCCTGCTCGCGCTGCGTCGGGGCTGGCGGCTGCCGACGGTGTAG
- a CDS encoding TRAM domain-containing protein translates to MQISDKLLCLFNAELAERDDEYVVRIPESEVETGSIEPGETYRVALISRETEREGTDTSTKRRPSSEPQPPVEEGEIRYVEIEDIGKQGDGIARVERGYVIIVPGAEIGEQVKVEISEVKSNFAVGEIIEESI, encoded by the coding sequence ATGCAAATCTCTGATAAACTCCTGTGTCTGTTCAACGCCGAACTCGCCGAACGCGACGACGAGTACGTCGTCCGGATCCCCGAAAGCGAGGTCGAAACCGGGTCGATCGAACCCGGCGAGACCTACCGCGTCGCGCTCATCTCCCGCGAGACCGAACGCGAGGGGACCGATACCTCCACGAAACGGCGCCCCTCGAGCGAACCCCAACCCCCCGTCGAGGAGGGCGAGATCCGCTACGTCGAAATCGAGGACATCGGCAAGCAGGGTGACGGGATCGCCCGCGTCGAGCGCGGGTACGTCATCATCGTCCCCGGTGCCGAGATCGGCGAGCAAGTGAAAGTCGAGATCAGCGAGGTCAAGTCGAACTTCGCGGTCGGCGAGATCATCGAGGAATCGATCTAA
- a CDS encoding MarR family transcriptional regulator — protein sequence MSTRADGLSGTEAVLSEEEYTERLVELPPSAKLVAKVLETDAPLSQGRLAEESLLPDRTVRYALNRLEEVDIVASRYSFRDARKQVYFLRR from the coding sequence ATGAGTACACGCGCGGACGGCCTGAGCGGGACGGAAGCGGTTCTTTCGGAGGAGGAGTACACCGAACGGCTCGTCGAACTGCCGCCGAGTGCCAAACTCGTCGCGAAGGTCCTCGAGACGGACGCGCCGCTTTCACAGGGCCGACTCGCCGAGGAATCGCTGTTGCCCGACCGAACCGTCCGCTACGCGCTGAACCGGCTGGAGGAAGTCGACATCGTCGCCTCGCGCTATAGCTTCCGGGACGCGAGAAAACAGGTCTACTTCCTGCGCCGGTAG
- a CDS encoding nicotinamide-nucleotide adenylyltransferase has protein sequence MTRGFYIGRFQPYHNGHHRMVDRIASEVDELVLGIGSAGDSHSRHDPFTAGERIMMITKSLVEYDLVTYAVPIEDLDRNSVWVSHVQSMSPDFEVAYSNNPLVIQLFEEAGVEVRQSPMFNREELEGTEVRERMIEDEDWESLVPGPVTDVISETDGIERIQRVSETDANGI, from the coding sequence ATGACACGGGGGTTCTATATCGGTCGGTTCCAGCCGTACCACAACGGTCACCACCGCATGGTCGACCGAATCGCGAGCGAGGTCGACGAACTCGTCCTCGGGATCGGCAGTGCCGGCGATTCACACTCCAGGCACGATCCCTTTACCGCCGGCGAGCGCATCATGATGATCACCAAGTCGCTCGTCGAGTACGATCTGGTGACCTACGCCGTCCCCATCGAGGACCTCGATCGCAACTCCGTCTGGGTCAGTCACGTCCAGAGCATGAGCCCCGACTTCGAGGTCGCCTACTCGAACAACCCCCTCGTGATTCAACTCTTCGAGGAGGCGGGCGTCGAGGTCCGCCAGTCCCCGATGTTCAACCGCGAGGAACTCGAAGGGACGGAGGTGCGAGAACGCATGATCGAGGACGAGGACTGGGAGAGTCTCGTTCCCGGACCCGTCACCGACGTGATCTCCGAGACCGACGGCATCGAGCGCATCCAGCGGGTCAGCGAGACCGACGCCAACGGGATATGA